From a single Pseudophryne corroboree isolate aPseCor3 chromosome 6, aPseCor3.hap2, whole genome shotgun sequence genomic region:
- the LOC134934032 gene encoding olfactory receptor 11L1-like → MQKNNLTYVLLLGFPNLHRCNILLFLFLILIYCVTICGNSIIIVLVSISKNLHSPMYFFITQVSVLDILLITDIVPNLLHIVLYKGATMSLAACISQLYVFANIETSECLILAVMSYDRYLAICNPLRYNTIIDKAFCMKSVIVSWSLSFLLMLNSEIHIYQFDFCGPNVIDHFFCDFSPVLELSCSDTSFLLIQARLFGTTVVICPFIIIIVSYVYIITTILNIRSISRRQKAFSTCSSHLTVVCIFFGSLLSIYLVPAKGQLSATNKILSLLYTVVTPLINPFIYSLRNKDFKEALEKCKRKIL, encoded by the coding sequence ATGCAGAAGAACAATCTCACTTATGTACTCCTCCTGGGATTTCCAAATCTTCACCGCTGTAATATTTTATTGTTCTTGTTCTTGATCCTCATTTACTGTGTCACCATATGTGGTAATAGTATCATAATTGTATTAGTTTCAATAAGCAAAAATCTCCACTCTCCAATGTATTTCTTTATCACACAAGTGTCTGTACTAGATATTCTACTGATCACGGACATTGTACCTAACTTGCTGCACATTGTCCTATATAAAGGTGCCACCATGTCTCTTGCTGCCTGTATATCACAGTTGTATGTATTTGCTAATATAGAGACATCTGAATGTCTCATCCTAGCGGTGATGTCTTATGACCGATATCTGGCTATCTGTAACCCTCTGCGATACAATACTATCATCGACAAAGCATTTTGCATGAAATCTGTCATTGTGTCATGGTCACTAAGTTTCTTGTTGATGTTAAATAGTGAAATACATATTTACCAATTTGACTTCTGTGGGCCAAATGTAATTGACCATTTCTTCTGTGATTTTTCACCGGTTCTAGAGCTTTCTTGTTCAGATACGTCATTTCTTCTAATACAAGCACGTTTATTTGGTACTACTGTTGTAATCTGTCCATTCATAATAATCATTGTTTCTTATGTGTATATCATCACCACTATCCTAAACATCCGCTCTATCAGTAGGAGgcagaaagccttctccacctgcagctCCCATCTGACTGTTGTGTGTATATTTTTTGGAAGTCTCCTTTCTATATATCTGGTTCCAGCCAAGGGACAGTTATCAGCTACCAACAAGATACTATCGCTGCTTTACACTGTGGTGACACCACTGATAAACCCATTTATATACAGCCTGAGGAATAAAGACTTCAAGGAAGCTTTggaaaaatgtaaaagaaaaataTTATAA